Proteins from a genomic interval of Piscinibacter sp. HJYY11:
- a CDS encoding BMP family ABC transporter substrate-binding protein has product MKLLRHLAVLAFAAGTAIAQAATIGYIYVGPEKDYGYNTSMDVGRKFVEKNIPGTKTLHVENIPETAEVEKVMERMIKQGGASIIFATSYGYLDYAIALGKKYPKVAFLHAGGLKTSDNVGTYWANSDDAMYLAGMAAGAVSKSGKLGFIAAFPIPQVVRSINAFTLGAQAMNPNATTTVVWTGGWLQPPKEAEATNSLADAGIDVIGEQVDSPMTIAQTAEKRGIYMVGKDVDVSKLAPKAVLTGASWNWGPTMLKLTKEIQAGKWKPSHVRGDLKDGTVVLDPFGPAVPEAVRKTVLAKKEDILKDKFIVWSGPMTGQDGKAILQAGTRMPMEQLESMNFFVKGVVGTVQ; this is encoded by the coding sequence ATGAAGCTGCTTCGCCATCTCGCCGTGCTCGCCTTCGCCGCCGGCACCGCCATCGCCCAGGCCGCCACCATCGGCTACATCTACGTCGGGCCTGAGAAGGACTACGGCTACAACACCTCGATGGACGTGGGCCGCAAGTTCGTCGAGAAAAACATCCCCGGCACCAAGACCCTGCATGTGGAAAACATCCCCGAGACCGCCGAGGTCGAGAAGGTGATGGAGCGCATGATCAAGCAGGGCGGCGCGAGCATCATCTTCGCCACCAGCTACGGCTACCTCGACTACGCCATCGCACTCGGCAAGAAGTACCCCAAGGTCGCCTTCCTGCACGCCGGCGGCCTGAAGACCAGCGACAACGTCGGCACCTACTGGGCCAACAGCGACGACGCGATGTACCTCGCCGGCATGGCCGCCGGTGCGGTGAGCAAGAGCGGCAAGCTCGGCTTCATCGCCGCGTTTCCGATTCCGCAGGTGGTGCGCTCGATCAACGCCTTCACGCTGGGCGCGCAGGCCATGAACCCGAATGCCACCACCACCGTGGTGTGGACCGGCGGCTGGCTGCAGCCCCCGAAGGAGGCCGAGGCCACCAACTCGCTGGCCGATGCCGGCATCGACGTGATCGGCGAGCAGGTCGACAGCCCGATGACCATCGCGCAGACCGCCGAGAAGCGCGGCATCTACATGGTCGGCAAGGATGTCGACGTGTCGAAGCTCGCCCCCAAGGCCGTGCTCACCGGTGCCTCGTGGAACTGGGGCCCGACCATGCTCAAGCTGACGAAGGAGATCCAGGCCGGCAAGTGGAAGCCCAGCCACGTGCGCGGCGACCTGAAGGACGGCACCGTGGTGCTCGACCCCTTCGGCCCCGCCGTGCCCGAGGCCGTGCGCAAGACCGTGCTCGCGAAGAAGGAAGACATCCTCAAGGACAAGTTCATCGTCTGGTCGGGCCCGATGACCGGGCAGGACGGCAAGGCCATCCTGCAGGCAGGCACGCGCATGCCGATGGAGCAGCTGGAGAGCATGAACTTCTTCGTCAAGGGCGTCGTGGGCACTGTGCAGTGA
- a CDS encoding ABC transporter permease, which yields MQLAPRLPLLVRNARYVFGENRLTLVAVLILALLLLCALFGPWLAPYDPLMTDGTARLQPPSAAHWFGTDALGRDILSRVIVAARLDLGMAISAVALSFAIGLALGALAGYFGGWTDRLLGRLMDTIMAFPLFVLAMGIVAALGNNVLNIIIATIVINLPFYFRFARGEVNVRRDLGYVEAARMGGNTPLQVLMHHIVPNILPPMAVQASLNMGWAILNAAGLSFIGLGVRAPTPEWGIMVSEGASNIISGEWWTFAFPGMALVLAVFCFNLLGDGLRDLLDPRRRT from the coding sequence ATGCAACTCGCCCCTCGCTTGCCCCTGCTGGTCCGCAACGCACGCTACGTCTTCGGCGAGAACCGACTCACGCTCGTCGCCGTCCTCATCCTCGCGCTGCTCCTGCTGTGCGCGCTCTTCGGGCCCTGGCTCGCGCCCTACGACCCGCTGATGACCGACGGCACGGCGCGCCTGCAGCCGCCCTCGGCCGCGCACTGGTTCGGCACCGATGCGCTGGGCCGCGACATCCTCAGCCGCGTCATCGTCGCCGCCCGGCTCGACCTCGGCATGGCGATCTCGGCGGTGGCGCTCTCCTTCGCCATCGGCCTCGCGCTCGGGGCCCTGGCCGGGTACTTCGGCGGCTGGACCGACCGCCTGCTCGGCCGGCTGATGGACACCATCATGGCGTTTCCGCTCTTCGTGCTGGCCATGGGGATCGTCGCGGCGCTGGGCAACAACGTGCTCAACATCATCATCGCGACCATCGTCATCAACCTGCCGTTCTACTTCCGCTTCGCCCGCGGCGAGGTCAATGTGCGGCGCGACCTGGGCTACGTGGAGGCGGCGCGCATGGGCGGCAACACGCCGCTGCAGGTGCTGATGCACCACATCGTGCCCAACATCCTGCCGCCGATGGCGGTGCAGGCCTCGCTCAACATGGGCTGGGCCATCCTCAACGCGGCTGGCCTGTCCTTCATCGGCCTCGGCGTGCGCGCTCCCACGCCGGAGTGGGGAATCATGGTGTCGGAGGGCGCGAGCAACATCATCTCGGGCGAGTGGTGGACCTTCGCCTTCCCCGGCATGGCGCTGGTGCTGGCGGTGTTCTGCTTCAACCTGCTGGGCGACGGCCTGCGCGACCTGCTGGATCCGCGGAGGCGCACATGA
- a CDS encoding ABC transporter permease has product MAFVWKRLLGTVPSLAGIVVITFLLSHALPGDPAAYFAGPAANDESIAQIRAKLGLDKPLIEQFFRYLGDLAQGNLGTSLTTGQPVLHDLLVRLPASLELSVCALVFALAFAIPMGVLAATKPDSWVDHLCRGSITVGSAFPTFFVGLVLVYVFYFLLDLAPQPVGRLNEILNSPPPTVTGAYLIDSLLAGDGATFRAAAGQLVLPSIALGLFALAPIARITRAAMLGALGSDFVRTARAGGLAPRTVIFTYAFRNALLPLANVMGMVFSFLLGSNVLIEQVFGWQGIGAYAVSAVLASDYAAVQGFVLMMAVLYILLNLAVDIASTLIDPRVRFEG; this is encoded by the coding sequence ATGGCCTTCGTCTGGAAACGACTCCTCGGCACGGTGCCCAGCCTGGCGGGCATCGTGGTCATCACGTTTCTGCTGTCGCACGCGCTGCCGGGCGACCCGGCGGCCTACTTCGCCGGGCCGGCGGCCAACGATGAGTCGATCGCGCAGATCCGCGCCAAGCTCGGGCTCGACAAGCCGCTCATCGAGCAGTTCTTCCGCTACCTCGGCGACCTGGCGCAGGGCAACCTCGGCACCTCGCTCACCACCGGCCAGCCGGTGCTGCACGACCTGCTGGTGCGCCTGCCCGCGTCGCTCGAGCTGAGCGTGTGTGCGCTGGTCTTCGCGCTCGCCTTCGCGATCCCGATGGGGGTGCTGGCCGCGACCAAGCCCGATTCGTGGGTCGATCACCTGTGCCGCGGCAGCATCACCGTGGGCTCGGCCTTCCCCACCTTCTTCGTCGGGCTGGTGCTGGTGTATGTCTTCTATTTCCTGCTCGACCTCGCGCCGCAGCCGGTGGGCCGGCTCAACGAGATCCTCAATTCCCCGCCGCCCACGGTGACCGGCGCCTACCTCATCGACAGCCTGCTCGCCGGTGACGGCGCGACCTTCCGTGCCGCGGCCGGCCAGCTCGTGCTGCCCTCCATCGCGCTCGGTCTCTTTGCGCTCGCGCCCATCGCGCGCATCACCCGTGCCGCGATGCTGGGCGCGCTGGGTTCCGACTTCGTGCGCACCGCGCGCGCCGGCGGCCTGGCGCCGCGCACGGTGATCTTCACCTACGCGTTTCGCAATGCGCTGCTGCCGCTCGCCAACGTGATGGGCATGGTGTTCAGCTTCCTGCTCGGCTCCAACGTGCTGATCGAGCAGGTGTTCGGCTGGCAAGGCATCGGCGCCTATGCGGTGAGCGCGGTGCTGGCCTCCGACTACGCGGCGGTGCAGGGCTTCGTGCTGATGATGGCGGTGCTCTACATCCTGCTCAACCTCGCGGTCGACATCGCCAGCACGCTGATCGACCCGCGCGTGCGCTTCGAGGGGTGA
- a CDS encoding response regulator transcription factor has protein sequence MNADTKKTRVLIVDDHPILRHGIAQLVGRESDFEACSEAGSVDEALAVLAEQPADVAIVDLSLEEQSGLELIRRAKARHPALQCLVLSMHDERLHAERALRAGARGYLMKQEATRKIVAALRQVRAGRIYLSETVSSDILARLASGTERSDPAGGAVGGLSDREMEVLRLIGRGLKTGEIARSLHRSVHTIETHRANIKRKLGLRTSGDLARAAFKLSEPAAC, from the coding sequence ATGAACGCTGACACGAAGAAGACCCGCGTCCTGATCGTCGACGACCACCCCATCCTGCGGCATGGCATCGCGCAGCTCGTGGGCCGCGAAAGCGACTTCGAGGCGTGCTCCGAAGCGGGCTCGGTCGACGAGGCCTTGGCCGTGCTCGCCGAGCAACCCGCCGATGTCGCCATCGTCGACCTGTCGCTCGAAGAGCAATCGGGCCTGGAGTTGATCCGCCGGGCGAAGGCACGCCATCCGGCCTTGCAGTGTCTCGTGCTCTCGATGCACGACGAGCGCCTGCATGCCGAGCGCGCCCTGCGGGCCGGTGCCCGCGGCTATCTGATGAAACAGGAGGCCACGCGCAAGATCGTGGCCGCGCTGCGGCAGGTGCGCGCAGGGCGCATCTACCTCAGCGAAACGGTGTCGAGCGACATCCTCGCCCGCCTGGCGAGTGGTACCGAGCGCAGCGACCCGGCGGGCGGTGCCGTCGGTGGCCTGAGCGACCGCGAGATGGAAGTGCTGCGTCTCATCGGCCGCGGCCTCAAGACCGGCGAGATCGCGCGCAGCCTGCACCGCAGCGTGCACACCATCGAGACGCATCGCGCCAACATCAAGCGCAAGCTGGGCCTGCGCACCTCGGGCGACCTGGCCCGGGCGGCGTTCAAGCTCAGTGAACCTGCGGCGTGTTGA
- a CDS encoding MASE1 domain-containing protein, translated as MRLPATFSAWPTGGQARWRWACWCVLFGLLYGAAARLGLATSSIAPNVTLVWAPTGLSLFVFLRWGPGLWPGIVLGDLIANAGTGASLAAVAGISLGNLAQTFACWWGLRRTGFAQALERVRDVVSLILLGTACAGLSALIGPTSLWLDGRVPTDAWAAVALQWWMGDAAGVVVLTPFLLIWCRSASATWTRAQVAEAAALLVLLALLCALVFGGALLQGLTATPGYYPASLALFPLAVWAALRFGQRGATLLTLLVTLAAVWGTVRGAGPFVDGGLTSSLVRWWVFANVITVTSLLLAASQSERDRARAQAIRDRDFGSAILDAEGALVVVLDGQGRIERVNRSFEHATGFNSATLVGQRFEEALIPAEHHAKVSGHAELLRLKLADREKLESPLRRHRGPPITVSWTATALRDEHGSMTHAIVSGIDVSARVEAADALRQARRQLEQRVAERTQALAEANAALQVQMAERQRLEHELIAVSEREQQRFGQALHDGLGQHLTATAIQAELLARDLEAAGARDAQASAERVEAMLSSAVAQTRLLARGLYPVEMEEGGLMMALQQLAENTERQLRRTCTLECPRPVDAPDHIAAVHLYRIAQEAVNNAVKHAPGAAIGIALGQQAGALTLRARNPLPAAIGAAEGQGIGLRIMRHRAQLIGATFHAGASDGAWQVEVTWRSPNER; from the coding sequence TTGCGATTGCCTGCCACCTTCAGCGCCTGGCCCACCGGCGGACAGGCCCGCTGGCGCTGGGCCTGCTGGTGCGTGCTCTTCGGCCTGCTCTACGGTGCGGCGGCCCGGCTCGGCCTGGCCACGTCCAGCATCGCCCCCAACGTCACGCTGGTGTGGGCGCCGACCGGCCTGAGCCTTTTCGTCTTCCTGCGCTGGGGCCCGGGCCTGTGGCCGGGCATCGTGCTCGGCGACCTGATCGCCAACGCCGGCACCGGCGCTTCGCTGGCCGCCGTGGCCGGCATCTCGCTCGGCAACCTGGCCCAGACCTTCGCCTGCTGGTGGGGCCTGCGCCGCACCGGCTTCGCGCAGGCGCTGGAGCGTGTGCGCGACGTGGTGAGCCTCATCCTGCTCGGCACCGCCTGTGCCGGCCTGAGCGCCTTGATCGGCCCGACGTCGCTGTGGCTCGACGGGCGTGTGCCCACCGACGCGTGGGCCGCCGTGGCGCTGCAATGGTGGATGGGCGACGCCGCCGGCGTGGTGGTGCTCACGCCCTTCCTGCTCATCTGGTGTCGCAGCGCGTCCGCCACCTGGACCCGCGCGCAGGTGGCGGAAGCCGCGGCACTGCTCGTGCTGCTGGCGCTGCTGTGCGCGCTCGTGTTCGGCGGCGCGCTGCTGCAGGGCCTGACCGCCACGCCGGGCTACTACCCCGCATCGCTGGCCCTGTTCCCCCTCGCGGTGTGGGCGGCGCTGCGCTTCGGCCAGCGCGGCGCCACCCTGCTCACGCTGCTCGTCACGCTCGCCGCGGTGTGGGGCACGGTGCGCGGGGCCGGCCCGTTCGTGGATGGCGGGCTCACCAGCAGCCTGGTGCGCTGGTGGGTGTTTGCGAACGTGATCACCGTGACGAGCCTGCTGCTCGCCGCCAGCCAGAGCGAGCGCGACCGGGCCCGGGCGCAGGCCATCCGTGACCGCGACTTCGGCTCCGCCATCCTCGACGCCGAGGGCGCGCTGGTGGTGGTGCTCGACGGGCAGGGCCGCATCGAGCGCGTCAACCGCAGCTTCGAACATGCGACGGGCTTCAACTCGGCCACGCTGGTCGGCCAGCGCTTCGAAGAGGCGCTGATCCCGGCCGAGCACCACGCCAAGGTCAGCGGCCATGCCGAGCTGTTGCGCCTCAAGCTCGCTGACAGGGAGAAGCTCGAAAGCCCGCTGCGCCGTCACCGCGGCCCGCCCATCACCGTGAGCTGGACGGCGACCGCCCTGCGCGACGAACACGGCAGCATGACGCACGCCATCGTCTCCGGCATCGATGTCAGCGCGCGGGTCGAGGCGGCCGATGCCTTGCGGCAGGCGCGCCGTCAACTCGAGCAGCGCGTGGCCGAACGCACCCAGGCCCTGGCCGAAGCGAATGCCGCGCTGCAGGTGCAGATGGCCGAGCGGCAGCGGCTGGAACACGAGCTGATCGCCGTCAGCGAACGCGAGCAGCAGCGCTTCGGCCAGGCCCTGCACGATGGGCTGGGCCAGCACCTGACGGCCACCGCCATCCAGGCCGAGCTGCTCGCGCGCGACCTCGAAGCGGCCGGGGCGCGCGACGCCCAGGCGAGCGCCGAGCGTGTCGAGGCGATGCTGTCGTCGGCAGTGGCGCAGACCCGGCTGCTGGCGCGCGGCCTCTACCCGGTCGAGATGGAAGAGGGCGGGCTGATGATGGCGCTGCAGCAACTGGCCGAGAACACCGAGCGCCAGCTGCGCCGCACCTGCACGCTCGAATGCCCGCGCCCGGTCGACGCGCCCGACCACATCGCCGCGGTGCACCTCTACCGCATCGCGCAGGAGGCGGTGAACAACGCGGTGAAGCACGCACCGGGCGCGGCCATCGGCATTGCGCTGGGGCAGCAGGCGGGGGCGCTGACGCTGCGCGCGCGCAACCCGCTGCCGGCGGCGATCGGCGCGGCGGAAGGGCAGGGCATCGGGCTGCGCATCATGCGGCACCGTGCCCAGCTCATCGGCGCCACCTTCCATGCCGGTGCCAGCGATGGCGCGTGGCAGGTCGAGGTCACCTGGAGGTCCCCGAATGAACGCTGA
- a CDS encoding ABC transporter permease: MSDTLLQGLPVSALRSAAPLLLVLLGECLTQRVGRINLGVEGQMLVGAVAGYGATALTGDPWLGMAAGAAAGVLLSAVYSLLTVAARADQFASGLAVWMLGFGVSAFLGSGLVGLRIEGFAPGVGGLTPTLWIAVALVPVLGLWLYRTRTGLVWRAVGESPTAARAAGITPWKVIVTGITAGGVLSGLGGAALSIDHTRTWAEGMTAGRGLIAVGLVIVARWNPWLTLPAALLFGLAEALSLRLQAAGSAVPAHLLHTLPYLASLAVFAVTCARLKGGGGPEALRAVFVR; encoded by the coding sequence GTGTCTGACACCTTGCTGCAGGGCCTGCCGGTCTCGGCCTTGCGCAGCGCGGCGCCGCTGCTGCTCGTGCTGCTGGGCGAATGCCTGACGCAGCGGGTGGGTCGCATCAACCTCGGGGTCGAAGGCCAGATGCTGGTGGGCGCGGTGGCGGGGTATGGCGCCACGGCCCTCACTGGCGACCCGTGGCTGGGCATGGCCGCGGGCGCTGCCGCTGGCGTGCTGCTGTCGGCGGTCTATTCGCTGCTCACCGTTGCGGCGCGTGCCGACCAGTTCGCGAGCGGCCTGGCGGTGTGGATGCTGGGCTTCGGCGTCAGCGCCTTCCTGGGCAGCGGCCTCGTCGGCTTGCGCATCGAGGGCTTTGCGCCGGGTGTCGGCGGGCTCACGCCCACGCTGTGGATCGCCGTGGCCCTGGTGCCGGTGCTCGGCCTCTGGCTGTACCGCACGCGCACCGGCCTCGTCTGGCGCGCGGTCGGCGAGTCGCCGACGGCGGCGCGTGCCGCGGGCATCACGCCGTGGAAGGTGATCGTCACCGGCATCACGGCAGGCGGCGTGCTGTCGGGTCTCGGCGGCGCCGCACTGTCCATCGACCACACGCGCACCTGGGCCGAAGGCATGACCGCCGGCCGTGGGCTGATCGCCGTGGGGCTCGTGATCGTCGCCCGCTGGAACCCCTGGCTCACGCTGCCGGCTGCCCTCTTGTTCGGCCTCGCCGAAGCGCTGTCGCTGCGGCTGCAGGCCGCCGGCAGCGCGGTGCCGGCGCACCTGCTGCACACGCTGCCCTACCTCGCAAGCCTCGCCGTGTTTGCCGTCACCTGCGCGCGCCTCAAGGGTGGTGGCGGGCCCGAGGCTCTGCGTGCCGTTTTCGTCCGATGA
- a CDS encoding RidA family protein yields MSAVEDKLAEMGLVLPTPPTPIANFVPWRRSGRTVYLAGQVCEWNGSVPYVGKLGREFTVEQGQQAARLCALNLLACLKLACEGDLGRVQRCLRVGGFVNCEPEFEFVPMVVNGASDLFAALWGEDCGRHARTAIGVASLPRRAAVEVDAIFETD; encoded by the coding sequence ATGAGCGCAGTCGAAGACAAGCTCGCGGAGATGGGCCTCGTGCTGCCGACGCCGCCCACGCCGATTGCCAACTTCGTGCCCTGGCGGCGCAGCGGCCGCACCGTGTATCTCGCCGGCCAGGTGTGCGAGTGGAACGGCAGCGTGCCCTACGTCGGCAAGCTCGGCCGCGAGTTCACGGTGGAGCAGGGCCAGCAGGCCGCGCGCCTGTGCGCGCTCAACCTGCTGGCCTGCCTGAAGCTCGCCTGCGAGGGCGACCTGGGCCGTGTTCAGCGCTGCCTGCGGGTGGGCGGCTTCGTGAACTGCGAGCCGGAGTTCGAGTTCGTGCCGATGGTGGTCAACGGGGCCTCCGACCTCTTCGCCGCCCTGTGGGGCGAGGACTGCGGGCGCCACGCGCGCACCGCCATCGGCGTCGCCTCGCTCCCACGCCGAGCGGCGGTGGAGGTCGACGCCATCTTCGAGACCGATTGA
- a CDS encoding cupin domain-containing protein, with amino-acid sequence MATSAKTSTRPAAKKKPSTAPQTKAAKPAKTAAAAAAPRRDDLQVGGRLRHARLLAGIRMRDLADKVGCTESMVSKIEAGRVVPSLPMLQRLVDALGRDLASFFGSDPNSPAMVLRNGQRPVAHTDPIREGQRVSYERLVPFGAGNLLEGNIHVVEPGGLKNDPITHQGETLGYVVEGQLELTVEATSYTLNAGDSFFFKNHLTNSYRNPGTVTARVLWVNTPQVH; translated from the coding sequence ATGGCCACTTCAGCAAAGACCTCGACCCGGCCCGCCGCCAAGAAGAAGCCTTCCACGGCTCCTCAGACCAAGGCCGCCAAGCCCGCCAAGACCGCCGCGGCTGCGGCGGCACCCCGCCGCGACGACCTGCAGGTCGGCGGCCGCCTGCGCCATGCGCGCCTGCTCGCCGGCATCCGCATGCGCGACCTGGCCGACAAGGTGGGCTGCACCGAGAGCATGGTGTCGAAGATCGAGGCCGGGCGCGTGGTGCCCTCGCTGCCCATGCTGCAGCGCCTGGTCGATGCACTGGGCCGCGACCTCGCCTCCTTCTTCGGCTCAGACCCCAACTCGCCGGCCATGGTGCTGCGCAACGGGCAACGCCCTGTGGCCCACACCGACCCCATCCGCGAAGGCCAGCGCGTGAGCTACGAACGCCTGGTGCCCTTCGGCGCCGGCAACCTGCTCGAAGGCAACATCCACGTGGTGGAGCCCGGCGGCCTGAAGAACGACCCCATCACTCACCAGGGCGAAACGCTGGGCTACGTGGTCGAGGGGCAGCTCGAGCTGACGGTCGAGGCGACCAGCTACACGCTCAACGCGGGTGATTCCTTCTTCTTCAAGAACCACCTCACCAACAGCTACCGCAACCCGGGCACCGTGACGGCGCGTGTGCTGTGGGTCAACACGCCGCAGGTTCACTGA
- a CDS encoding cysteine hydrolase family protein has protein sequence MKPMGSHLANRWRVSAAHCDLTRAERRPVRPVELSAEPQAVTVDANRSALIVVDMQNDFCAKGGYLDYRGIDITPDRAPIEPLRRLVPALRAQGVPIVWLNWGVRRDLLNIHPSLLHAHTQDGEGAGLGERIPGGAEILLKGSWGAQIVDELNPGEQDIHVSKHRFSGFWDTELDSILRNMGLTTLFFAGVNADQCVMTTLEDASFLGYDVLMLRDCVGTTSPPFCMQATEYNVKLLYGFMTDSGALLSGLKA, from the coding sequence ATGAAACCGATGGGCTCCCACCTCGCCAACCGCTGGCGCGTGAGCGCCGCGCACTGCGACCTCACGCGCGCCGAACGTCGGCCGGTGCGGCCGGTCGAACTTTCGGCCGAGCCGCAGGCGGTGACGGTCGACGCCAACCGCAGCGCGCTGATCGTCGTCGACATGCAGAACGACTTCTGCGCGAAAGGCGGCTACCTCGACTACCGCGGCATCGACATCACGCCCGACCGCGCCCCCATCGAGCCGCTGCGCCGGCTCGTGCCCGCGCTGCGCGCGCAGGGGGTGCCCATCGTGTGGCTCAACTGGGGCGTGCGCCGCGACCTGCTCAACATCCACCCCTCGCTGCTGCACGCCCACACGCAGGACGGCGAGGGCGCCGGCCTCGGCGAGCGCATTCCCGGCGGCGCCGAGATCCTGCTCAAGGGCTCGTGGGGTGCGCAGATCGTCGACGAGCTGAATCCGGGCGAGCAGGACATCCACGTCAGCAAGCACCGGTTCAGCGGCTTCTGGGACACCGAGCTCGACTCCATCCTGCGCAACATGGGCCTGACCACGCTCTTCTTCGCCGGCGTGAACGCCGACCAGTGCGTGATGACCACGCTGGAAGACGCGAGCTTCCTCGGCTACGACGTGCTGATGCTGCGCGACTGCGTGGGCACCACCTCGCCGCCGTTCTGCATGCAGGCCACCGAGTACAACGTGAAGCTGCTGTATGGCTTCATGACGGACTCGGGTGCCTTGCTGTCGGGCCTGAAGGCATGA
- a CDS encoding heme-binding protein: MSDDTTPARQLTLHGAQRVLQAAIAHAHAIGQPMCIAVVDLGGNLLAFARMDGAKALSVISSTNKARTAALSAAPTGGAHADVELQVTLAHESKWTNLIGGLPIRVDGFVVGAVAAGSGTGAQDLAVARAGAAAIPGADLYDDFTPMGAEDTGIIRGSHPLPVRS, translated from the coding sequence ATGAGCGACGACACCACCCCGGCCCGGCAGCTGACCCTGCACGGCGCGCAGCGCGTGCTGCAGGCCGCCATCGCCCACGCGCACGCCATCGGCCAGCCGATGTGCATCGCGGTGGTCGACCTCGGCGGCAACCTGCTCGCCTTCGCGCGCATGGATGGCGCCAAGGCGCTGAGCGTCATCTCGTCGACCAACAAGGCGCGCACCGCGGCGCTCTCGGCCGCCCCCACCGGCGGGGCGCATGCCGACGTCGAGCTGCAGGTCACGCTCGCCCACGAATCGAAGTGGACCAACCTCATCGGCGGGCTGCCGATCCGTGTCGACGGCTTCGTCGTCGGCGCGGTGGCGGCGGGCTCGGGCACCGGCGCGCAAGACCTGGCCGTCGCGCGCGCCGGTGCGGCGGCGATCCCCGGCGCCGACCTCTACGACGACTTCACGCCGATGGGTGCGGAAGACACAGGCATCATCCGGGGCTCGCACCCGCTGCCCGTCCGCAGCTGA
- a CDS encoding ABC transporter permease, with protein MSAAPWREGAVAITAFAVLAGGFFLLIGRGPVDMLMAIVQAGAGSAYALGESLLRATPILLCALATLVPARLGLVSVGAEGQLYFGALVGTGMMLFTPQASLPGVVMGGMVGGAVWALVPALLRVVADVNETISTLMLNYVASLLVTWLVYGPWKNPQSQGWPASIDFPDSARLPLLGDSRVHAGLLIALVVAAVLHALLTRSRWGLVLDVLRSNPRLAPLAGLNVGRQVLLTMAVGGALAGLAGIAETASVQGRLQASFANGAGLSGFLVAWLAGNRVLPATVLALLVGALLAAGDGLQMMTDVPSSAVLVVQGLMFVALLGAGGWRKEAGRV; from the coding sequence ATGAGCGCCGCACCGTGGCGCGAAGGTGCCGTCGCCATCACCGCCTTTGCCGTGCTGGCCGGCGGCTTCTTCCTGCTCATCGGTCGCGGCCCGGTCGACATGCTGATGGCCATCGTCCAGGCCGGCGCGGGCAGCGCCTATGCCCTCGGCGAATCGCTGCTGCGCGCGACGCCCATCCTGCTGTGCGCGCTCGCCACGCTGGTGCCGGCGCGGCTCGGGCTCGTCTCCGTTGGCGCGGAGGGGCAGCTCTACTTCGGCGCGCTCGTCGGCACCGGGATGATGCTCTTCACACCGCAGGCGTCCTTGCCTGGCGTGGTGATGGGCGGGATGGTGGGCGGTGCGGTGTGGGCGCTGGTGCCGGCGCTGCTGCGCGTCGTGGCCGATGTCAACGAGACGATCTCGACGCTGATGCTCAACTACGTGGCGTCGCTGCTTGTCACCTGGCTCGTCTACGGCCCCTGGAAGAACCCGCAGAGCCAGGGCTGGCCGGCCAGCATCGACTTCCCCGACAGCGCACGCCTGCCGCTGCTCGGCGACAGCCGCGTGCACGCGGGGCTGCTGATCGCGCTGGTGGTGGCCGCCGTGCTGCATGCGCTGCTCACGCGGAGCCGCTGGGGCCTGGTGCTCGACGTGCTGCGCAGCAACCCGCGGCTCGCACCCTTGGCCGGCCTGAACGTCGGCCGGCAGGTGCTGCTGACCATGGCCGTGGGCGGCGCGCTGGCTGGCCTGGCCGGCATCGCGGAAACGGCCTCTGTGCAGGGTCGCCTGCAGGCATCGTTCGCCAACGGCGCCGGCCTCTCGGGCTTTCTCGTCGCTTGGCTCGCCGGCAACCGTGTGCTGCCGGCGACCGTGCTCGCGCTGCTGGTGGGCGCGCTGCTCGCCGCAGGCGATGGCCTGCAGATGATGACCGACGTGCCGTCGTCGGCAGTTCTCGTGGTGCAGGGCCTGATGTTCGTGGCCTTGCTGGGTGCCGGCGGCTGGCGCAAGGAGGCGGGTCGTGTCTGA